In Strix uralensis isolate ZFMK-TIS-50842 chromosome 26, bStrUra1, whole genome shotgun sequence, a genomic segment contains:
- the CEP164 gene encoding centrosomal protein of 164 kDa isoform X3, with protein sequence MAAPMVCIGDQLILEEDYDETYIPSEQEIKDFAREIGIDPEKEPELLWLAKEGIVAPLPPEWKPCQDITGDIYYFNFSNGQSMWDHPCDDHYRELVVQEREKLAQGSLKKKEKKKKKEKKEKKEKKDKKEKQSLKPPTVPLGNLAPLRGLVAPLAGLRGAMSLDAPSSADSSLVAKGGMQPAETCKPTSQTKKLLSLVCEEQSSLNTATLDKGRNEEDESADESLRGTAILFKNLHMDVSALGGSFNSEVSEASETSDCGEDLQVSNCSDHELIRPVDLGFRSRLPEQVLDVEVLSLAAGSPVGKAQELGEEEKDQSKASVEEEQSKRTKAAESERDQSACETPEEKCFALDIPSREEAVSQAPEEGSLDSLIGLEELAALQKAHTENEIKHERSLSQPSEESLEEIAKELETELEQEKMHLLQAKKEKIQQFQEEMRQQEEEEAKKLHQQKEQSLRTLKEDLAKAAEEEELRVRKEETERLSKLRAKITLETEAEKEKIRAEHEVTLRKLRGEWESQQAVEKESLERQQQLLLEKMKLEMKEAQQKEMTDLEQEKERFLSELKERLDREKKKAVEELEKQFSTELQQLKSAAEEKHHKVISSLQTQIAEARRSEEAQLREDLQRAEQKAQQKAYQVTEYERELSELMREKRQDVEKDHERRMERMKEEHQEVLAQIRDQYEEEERKQRAELLEGLRSEVARLRQLHEAEVKALQVELDERLTALQRRHREKERKLQDSENELEMRTKNVKARSVQLLSQEESLRKKRQQLLDEDRQTELERDLRLEESRKEHTSLLESTRQLRRSLEELQDQKAELEAQVELLQTRSQRLQKRISELEAAVRSKQETLKELEAEESIESPRRKAELHVEDLRETLQAPSSREPASPPSQSHENSDVQFDHVRSFISAEGISIRNAKEFLVRQTRSMKKRHTALRAAKQQWRQDLQKAQEAAQDPDSSQLLDSVRKNLEEEAKQLDKMKSAMWKGQALLKKKEEKLSQLESSLLEELSDEDTLKSAACKKMVTFDLSNSEDTNSTSSVNLHQPSFDLRSDLQPAPAPDKIQYLTKSVQHISNELNGVLDILGSLNNCQSPLFTSTPCDSIPLSTYASLAGLEAGGSLGAPAGLSLVDQWAWSTGLSSGRSFAAGQSADSILAEKCRRYFPGGFPLLSGSSKPPDNKLGYVPAEEQIRLFQRSRFQSRESDKMSIQGMIETNKKWLEDFKRDSKVPLLPGAQKPPASSPSLLQLGLDENRQIKVYRY encoded by the exons ATGGCAGCACCAATGGTGTGCATTGGTGACCAGCTCATTCTGGAGGAAGATTACGATGAGACGTACATTCCCAGCGAGCAAG AAATCAAGGATTTTGCACGGGAGATCGGGATCGACCCTGAGAAggagccagagctgctgtggctggcCAAGGAGGGCATCGTGGCCCCGTTACCACCCGAGTGGAAGCCCTG CCAGGATATCACTGGCGACATCTATTACTTCAATTTTTCTAACGGCCAGTCCATGTGGGACCACCCCTGCGATGATCACTACAGAGAGCTCGTTGTTCAGGAGCGAGAGAAACTGGCTCAGGGCagcttgaaaaagaaagagaagaagaagaagaaagaaaagaaagaaaagaaagagaagaaagacaaGAAGGAGAAGCAGTCCTTGAAGCCACCCACT GTGCCCCTGGGGAACCTCGCGCCGCTGCGTGGCCTCGTGGCGCCTCTGGCCGGCCTCCGCGGGGCCATGAGCTTGGACGCGCCCAGCTCAGCGGACTCCAGCCTCGTGGCCAAAGGAGGGATGCAG CCTGCAGAGACCTGTAAGCCCACCAGCCAGACCAAGAAGTTGCTGAGCTTGGTCTGCGAAGAGCAGAGTTCCTTGAATACGGCAACCCTGGATAAAGGGAGAAACGAAGAGGACGAAAGCGCGGATGAG AGTCTCCGTGGGACAGCAATTCTGTTCAAAAACCTGCACATGGATGTCAGCGCCCTGGGAGGCAGCTTCAACTCTGAG GTTTCAGAGGCTTCCGAGACCAGCGACTGTGGGGAGGACTTGCAGGTCTCTAACTGCTCGGACCATGAGCTGATTCGGCCTGTG GACTTGGGCTTCCGGAGTCGCCTTCCCGAGCAGGTGCTGGATGTGGAGGTTCTGTCTCTGGCTGCGGGCAGCCCCGTGGGCAAG GCCCAGgagctgggagaagaggaaaaagaccAAAGCAAAGCCAGTGTAGAGgaagagcaaagcaaaagaacaaaagctGCGGAGAG CGAGAGGGATCAAAGTGCTTGTGAAACACCAGAAGAGAAGTGTTTCGCTTTAGACATCCCCAGTCGGGAGGAGGCCGTGTCCCAGGCGCCGGAGGAGGGATCGCTGGATAGCCTGATCGGTCTGGAGGAGCTTGCTGCCCTGCAGAAAGC GCACACTGAGAATGAAATCAAACATGAGCGGTCCTTGAGCCAGCCTAGTGAAGAATCCCTGGAGGAAATAGCCAAGGAGCTGGAGACAGAGCTTGAGCAGGAGAAAATGCATTTATTGCaagcaaagaaggagaaaattcAGCAATTCCAGGAGGAGatgaggcagcaggaggaggaggaagccaaaaAGCTTCATCAGCAAAAAGAACAATCCCTCAG GACTCTAAAAGAAGATTTGGCAAAggctgctgaggaggaagagTTGCGTGTCCGAAAGGAAGAAACCGAGAGGCTCTCAAAGCTGCGAGCCAAAATCACCTTGGAGACCGAGGCTGAGAAGGAGAAGATCAG GGCGGAGCATGAGGTGACACTGCGGAAGCTACGAGGAGAGTGGGAATCCCAGcaggcagtggagaaggagagcctggagaggcagcagcagcttcttcTGGAGAAAATGAAGCTGGAAATGAAGGAAGCTCAGCAGAAAGAGATGACTGACCTGGAACAAGAGAAGGAACGATTCCTGAGTGAGCTCAAGGAGAGGTTggacagggagaagaagaag GCAGTAGAAGAGCTAGAGAAACAGTTTTCAACTGAACTCCAGCAGCTGAAATCTGCGGCAGAAGAGAAGCATCATAAG GTCATTTCCAGCCTGCAAACCCAGATAGCAGAGGCACGGCGGAGCGAGGAGGCTCAGCTGCGTGAAGACTTGCAGAGAGCCGAGCAGAAAGCGCAGCAAAAGGCGTATCAAGTCACGGAGTACGAACGCGAG CTCAGCGAGCTGATGAGAGAGAAACGCCAGGATGTGGAAAAAGACCATgagaggagaatggagaggaTGAAGGAGGAGCACCAGGAGGTCCTGGCGCAGATTCGGGATCAGTATGAGGAGGAG gagagaaagcaaagagcagagctgTTGGAAGGCCTGCGAAGCGAGGTGGCACGCCTCCGGCAGCTTCACGAAGCAGAGGTGAAGGCTCTGCAGGTAGAGCTGGATGAGCGGCTCACTGCGTTGCAGCGCAGGCACAGGGAGAAG GAAAGAAAACTCCAGGATTCAGAAAACGAGCTTGAAATGCGCACGAAGAACGTCAAAGCCAGATCGGTGCAGCTCCTTAGCCAG GAGGAGTctctgagaaagaaaaggcagcagctgctggatgaGGACAGACAGACTGAGCTGGAAAGAGAT CTCCGGCTAGAGGAGAGCAGGAAGGAACACACCAGCCTCCTTGAGTCCACCCGGCAGCTGCGTAGGtctctggaggagctgcaggaccAGAAGGCTGAGCTGGAGGCCCAGGTGGAGTTGTTGCAGACCCGAAGCCAGAGGCTGCAGAAACGCATCAG TGAGCTGGAGGCAGCTGTCAGGAGCAAACAGGAGACTCTGAAAGAACTGGAGGCAGAAGAAAGCATAGAATCTCCAAGAAGGAAAGCTGAGCTCCATGTGGAAGACCTGAGAGAAACTCTTCAAGCT CCCTCCTCCAGAGAACCTGCTTCCCCACCCTCCCAAAGCCATGAGAACAGCGACGTGCAGTTTGATCA TGTCAGGAGCTTCATCTCTGCGGAAGGGATCTCCATCAGGAACGCCAAGGAATTCCTGGTGCGCCAGACCCGCTCCATGAAGAAGAGGCACACGGCACTGCGAGCTGCCAAGCAGCAGTGGCGCCAGGACCTGCAGAAAGCCCAGGAGGCGGCGCAGGATCCCGACAGCTCCCAGCTCCTGGACAGCGTGCGCAAGAACCTGGAAGAG GAAGCAAAGCAGCTGGACAAGATGAAGTCAGCTATGTGGAAAGGGCAGGCgctgctgaagaagaaagaggagaagctAAGCCAGCTGGAGTCCTCACTGCTGGAGGAG CTTTCGGATGAAGATACGCTGAAGAGTGCTGCGTGCAAGAAGATGGTGACTTTTGACCTCAGCAACTCTGAGGACACCAACAGCACGTCCAGTGTAAATCTGCACCAGCCCAGCT TTGATTTGAGAAGCGATTTACAGCCTGCCCCCGCTCCGGACAAGATCCAGTACTTGACAAAATCGGTGCAGCACATCTCTAATGAACTCAACGGGGTCCTCGACATCTTGGGCTCACTGAACAATTGCCAGTCTCCGCTCTTCACCTCGACGCCCTGCGACAGCATCCCTCTGTCTACATACGCCTCCTTGGCAGGACTGGAGgccggggggtccctgggggcccCCGCTGGGCTGTCTCTGGTGGACCAGTGGGCCTGGAGCACTGGGCTGAGCTCTGGTCGCTCTTTTGCAGCGGGACAGTCAGCGGACAGCATCCTGGCAGAGAAATGTCGCAGGTATTTCCCAG